The Gammaproteobacteria bacterium genome has a window encoding:
- the cmoB gene encoding tRNA 5-methoxyuridine(34)/uridine 5-oxyacetic acid(34) synthase CmoB has product MIDFSNFYQIIAKNQLSHWLEILPAQLAKWHQEHQHGQFDKWSKVLNKLPTTGADQIDFSEQVSISNSVPMASGELKKMQSLLKIFSPWRKGPFNLHGIEIDTEWRSDWKWQRLRSHITPLTNRTILDVGCGSGYHLWRMVGDDAKLAVGIDPSTLFLFQFEIVRQLANNDQRAHLLPLGIEQLPPLKSFDTVFSMGVLYHRRSPIDHIIALKDQLRDGGELVLETLVIDGDENQVLVPSGRYGKMNNVWFLPSVAALILWLEKAGFDNVRMVDCSVTTTDEQRATPWMEYESLSDFLDPNDPSKTIEGHPAPKRAVIIANKAYHEAD; this is encoded by the coding sequence ATGATTGATTTTAGTAATTTTTATCAAATAATCGCCAAAAACCAATTAAGTCACTGGCTTGAAATATTACCGGCTCAACTGGCCAAATGGCACCAAGAACACCAACACGGCCAATTTGATAAATGGTCAAAAGTACTAAATAAACTGCCAACCACTGGCGCCGATCAAATTGATTTTAGTGAGCAAGTGTCAATTAGCAACAGTGTGCCAATGGCCAGTGGCGAACTAAAAAAAATGCAGTCGCTATTAAAAATATTTAGTCCTTGGCGTAAAGGTCCGTTCAATTTACACGGCATTGAAATTGATACCGAATGGCGCAGTGACTGGAAATGGCAACGATTACGTTCACACATTACCCCGCTGACCAACCGTACTATTCTTGATGTTGGCTGTGGCAGTGGTTATCACTTGTGGCGCATGGTTGGCGATGACGCTAAACTTGCAGTTGGCATTGACCCATCTACTTTATTCTTATTTCAGTTTGAAATTGTGCGTCAGCTCGCCAATAACGACCAACGCGCCCACCTGCTACCGCTTGGTATTGAGCAGTTGCCGCCCTTAAAATCGTTCGATACCGTGTTTTCAATGGGCGTGTTATACCATCGCCGTTCACCGATCGATCATATTATTGCGCTCAAGGATCAGTTACGAGATGGTGGTGAACTTGTATTAGAAACCTTGGTAATTGATGGTGACGAAAACCAAGTACTAGTGCCGTCTGGTCGCTATGGCAAGATGAACAATGTGTGGTTTTTACCCAGTGTTGCTGCATTAATATTGTGGCTTGAAAAAGCCGGTTTTGACAACGTACGAATGGTTGATTGTTCTGTAACGACCACCGACGAGCAACGTGCGACGCCGTGGATGGAGTATGAATCTCTGAGCGATTTCTTAGATCCGAACGATCCATCTAAAACAATTGAGGGGCACCCAGCGCCCAAACGTGCAGTCATTATTGCCAACAAAGCCTATCACGAAGCCGATTAA